A window from Nomascus leucogenys isolate Asia chromosome 24, Asia_NLE_v1, whole genome shotgun sequence encodes these proteins:
- the LOC115830407 gene encoding LOW QUALITY PROTEIN: putative TP73 antisense gene protein 1 (The sequence of the model RefSeq protein was modified relative to this genomic sequence to represent the inferred CDS: inserted 1 base in 1 codon): protein MCLLSSSAASDLAATGLPAHPCHPPLPHQPQPRFILSGSPSIGTVPPPAVGHTSLPPVNPTAISTTTSDLSAQEGATPSTSTGHLSVFPAFQVKTPAVPSEQTSQRFSEASQRVLPGGGLRCSHDFGAGVAGHLGLAMFGVGFGSLALLQSVVDENSCCLLYVVEDQLCDVERAFRAEHXGQHQSGSGTGCRDCPQRLAVRFQLSAEVH, encoded by the exons ATGTGTCTTTTGTCCAGCTCAGCCGCCTCGGATCTCGCTGCCACCGGCCTTCCTGCACACCCGTGCCACCCGCCTTTGCCCCATCAGCCTCAGCCTCGGTTCATTCTCTCAGGCAGTCCCAGCATTGGCACGGTACCTCCTCCCGCTGTGGGCCACACGTCTCTGCCCCCTGTCAACCCTACTGCCATCAGCACCACCACCAGCGACTTGTCTGCCCAGGAGGGTGCAACACCATCTACCTCCACCGGCCACCTTTCAGTGTTTCCAGCTTTCCAAGTAAAGACACCAGCAGTGCCCTCAGAGCAGACCAGCCAGAGATTTTCTGAAGCCTCCCAAAGGGTGCTCCCCGGAGGAGGCCTGAGATGCTCTCATGACTTTGGAGCCGGGGTGGCTGGCCACCTTGGCCTGGCCATGTTTGGGGTGGGCTTCGGGAGCCTGGCACTGCTGCAGAGTGTGGTGGATGAGAACAGCTGCTGCTTGCTGTATGTGGTGGAGGACCAGCTGTGTGACGTGGAGCGAGCCTTCAGAGCTGAGC TTGGCCAACACCAGAGTGGTTCGGGAACAGGATGCAGAGATTGTCCTCAACGACTAGCGGTACGGTTTCAGTTGTCAGCAGAGGTTCACTGA